In one Bradyrhizobium sp. 4 genomic region, the following are encoded:
- a CDS encoding VCBS domain-containing protein has translation MPEGAVVVADPNLIFHGEYKRAGADLVVSHEGHEFVVHDYFRGDKRAAIASPDGAHLTGDIVNALTGHVQYAQAASGIAAAQVIGHVTKLSGSATAVRNGVSIVLNNGDNVEKGDVVSTGGDSTLGITFIDGTVFGLSSNARMVLNEMVYDPNGSNNSSLLSLVAGTITFVAGETAKHGDMKIDTPVATMGIRGTAVLNQINFVVPAGGGDPQPQVSFQVLVEPNGTTGSYILFDKVTLLPIATVNQAGQMIQISGGNVSISNALMSPDIQKLITDVFTLKFTDNNSNTKLTQNFTDSITQTGNVVFIKTDTGATATATFTHLPEPGSQGPGHDPATSTRIPGPPLARSLDLNGNVQKAFPLTERADTTGDTTHYDTISGLITFDDQNLGDRPTVSMSVADAPNYVYKDAGLHDVTGSLTALQKQDIAATLINIDVVANGGNTNHGSAVWTYTIPDHVFDFLAAGETLTLTYKVRVNNNFSVNPEASTIDITITITGTNDKPVITTSVPVIIFEGGTSVPGGPLTSEVPTSGTLTFKDVDLTDTHTVAVKLTSATLPDGSVPPGPLAAFQSAMSVAIAAGADSKGSGTGTINWSLADLPVYLADFIPKGEVLTLVYTVTLKDAQGATSQQTITVTITGTDAPAVVWIATDHAGAPSGGFWKDAANWETGTVPTINDDVIVITDQLHGLTPSYPVTIDAAAYAKSITMNDYDTTVGHTAPEVINKSALTIAGEVSLKADSKLTNFTASTISVGGKAEFLDSSVLTNAGDLTLKGGGDFAEGTTITNSGTIELFGGTLKTLAGINNAGGTLKADAGTTLIVDTATISGGTVTIAGTLELDGSSVLKDGTLNNSGAVNVKGTADFAHETVSNTSGGTIKVLANGWLTIDQGSTVANAGNVTVDANGKLTVNGATISGTGTATGNGEIDLTGAAVLSGGILNNNAAFKVSGSGNALDHETITNVTTGTIEVLANGALTIDQGSTVANAGNVTVDANGKLTVNGATISGPGTVTVTGNGEIDLTGAAVLSGGILNNNAAFKVSGTGNALDHETITNAATGTIEVLANGALTIDQGSTVANAGNVTVDANGKLTVNGATISGGTIDGLGTIDVTGASKIDGGATLSTATVSANAQLTLDGITVSGSAITDNGGIELDNTVKLKDGASIQGGAVANTGLLEIAGAATLLNDVVTNTGTVTVDGGQTLTLSGTEISGGAVNGTGTIDVIGSSKIDKSATLSTTAVTVESGVILTLDDVTIAGTAIANHGTVKVDASSKLTLNGASLTGGALTVSGTLNSTGTTAITDANISNNYLIEATLGALTLLATTSASSIANDGILRANGAELDINGEAVANTGTLAAINHGTLKLIGMTVTDTGSGHVSVESGSILDLQGATIDGGTVTIAGTLESTGTSAINNADITNTGTITVTSGTLTIDPAILHTINNHNLIQANGGELDISGDLIVNSADIMAVHGGTLKLASVIVTNSGGTIAVDGSSKLYLSDVSINGGSLSNAGNLYSVSGSNTVSAMVTNTGTIEVQAGTLNLAGGLSGVGSVIIDNGATLELAGATAQTIAFAGGTDTLQLDKVAGQSFTGTIAGQSTKAGTFTIKGAADITTSSGDALDFTASGGTSAAPADIVLTPTGALTGAANGVAITQNGTGDISFTATGDIKGLAGHGIWLRDSATGAGDITVNDLTGKATGTGANSVGVLVENLNSANAGGISITQLGGAVGGAYGIDATTQGNGDIAIDAGGTITGSSVYGIRARSYGSGSETVTTEAGSAVTSGSSAIIAVNRANSIDASDGSTITVTTYGTINSGSSLNQSGNTPAGIQAGYTGATTGSTANTNVNGTVTISNHANITAAAGYGIDAYNYGNGDVRVTSFAGTTISVSGTQSVGINASALSGGTGDVTVTLGENVTISGATSYGIRAYSIDAGDVSVTMANGDSITSGSTGIVAVNYAAAIADGLGSTISVEAHGTIHSGSTSNNDGTTPGGIIAGYKPGGTGTFSNAVKGDVTVTSDATIIADAGYGIEAFTWGAGNLTVTTGATSSITAAGTAIGAFDHGGGDVSVTNNGSAIGAVGVSAVANGSGDVTIVNHGGITSTSLAGISVTQNEMGATGSTHITNTGSIVAPSAHAAIFIQENATGIAQIDNSATGTIGPAVASTVTAATYAIVETGGHITINNAGHINGNISVASATFNNELGGTWTVAGSGIFGNASSIVNHGAIDLHGASISGSGLSVENYATIDSWGTASITGTVANTGSIEVHAGTLTLFGSLSGAGSVTVDVGAWLKLEGTVTATQTITLDGDGAHLQIDASTFGGSIAALSAHDTIDLSSIVYDDGTSATYNTAAGELVVSDAHNHTITLKLAAGVDYSNYHFAGSDDGHGGTLITINSDDDKPVFDTATATLTATVPERENTTGSSALDPTPTAATGSIDFKDVDLTDRPTAEITGQSVTWLDTDGTTPLTLTGQEAALEHALTLLQQTGKNNGTATWSYSIADGALDFLGENQSAKVVSTVTLDDHQGKTDTAEVTVTIIGKNDAPAITAETNDHSGADLLETNTELVKHGTLTVSDADATDHVTVAVDHLDIYLDGVLQTDYVGEPSSATLLDYLAVQPGDILNGSATNAAFTWDFNSGSEAFDFLAAGHTLSLQYTIVPDDSHTPTGAGNGVLTFNIAGSNDAPTLGDATLASVSGDNRDPAGSKVSDLFAGKFHDADDGASFQAVAVSADDANSDQGVWQYEIAGSNQWVDIAGVSDTTALVLSTDTLVRFVPADGFTGTPASLGVHAIDNTYTGDVTTDVLTPATIDLTATGTGGATPVSHELTAIDTKVTAPPASGPVINTDHFQVWHTNEPNTDSITGLSVVDTDSGAATDDFKMTAVTGQDPDSSVDPGTACGNLDDINSVLADGVTYSPGATPPATDQITLTVTDKTTGLFDTVHFIFNEAGETSQGVSLEGTSGKDVIFATETGDTLTGGGGRDQFVFSPNASGSDSEHTITDFATGLDKIDLRQFSDVGSIDDLSFTPQSDDTLVLWSHEIGQRDGEPVLEQESILLKNVTASLKASDFIFHVT, from the coding sequence GTGCCCGAAGGCGCGGTCGTTGTTGCCGACCCGAACCTGATCTTTCACGGCGAGTACAAGCGCGCCGGCGCCGACCTCGTGGTGTCCCATGAGGGTCACGAGTTCGTCGTTCACGATTACTTCAGGGGTGACAAGCGCGCGGCGATCGCCTCGCCCGATGGTGCCCACCTCACCGGCGATATCGTCAATGCGCTCACGGGCCATGTGCAATACGCGCAGGCCGCCTCCGGCATTGCCGCGGCCCAGGTCATCGGCCACGTCACCAAGCTCTCCGGCAGCGCCACCGCGGTCCGCAACGGCGTGTCGATCGTCCTGAACAACGGCGACAATGTCGAGAAGGGCGACGTGGTCTCGACCGGCGGCGACTCGACGCTCGGCATCACCTTCATCGACGGCACCGTGTTCGGCCTGTCCTCCAACGCGCGGATGGTGCTGAACGAGATGGTCTACGACCCCAACGGGTCGAACAATTCCTCGCTGCTCAGTCTGGTCGCGGGCACCATCACCTTCGTCGCTGGCGAGACCGCCAAGCACGGCGATATGAAGATCGACACGCCGGTCGCCACGATGGGCATCCGCGGCACGGCGGTGTTGAACCAGATCAATTTCGTCGTTCCCGCCGGCGGCGGCGATCCGCAGCCGCAGGTGAGCTTCCAGGTGCTGGTCGAGCCGAACGGCACGACCGGCTCCTACATCCTGTTCGACAAGGTCACGCTGCTGCCGATCGCGACGGTCAACCAGGCCGGCCAGATGATCCAGATCAGCGGCGGCAACGTCTCGATCTCCAATGCGCTGATGTCGCCGGACATCCAGAAGCTGATCACCGACGTGTTCACGCTGAAGTTCACGGACAACAACAGCAACACCAAGCTGACCCAGAACTTCACCGACTCGATCACGCAGACCGGCAACGTTGTCTTCATCAAGACGGATACCGGTGCCACCGCGACCGCGACCTTCACGCATCTCCCTGAGCCGGGATCGCAGGGGCCCGGCCATGATCCGGCGACCAGCACCCGCATTCCCGGCCCGCCCCTTGCGCGCAGCCTCGATCTCAATGGCAATGTGCAGAAGGCGTTCCCGCTGACCGAGCGCGCGGACACGACCGGCGACACGACCCATTACGATACCATCTCCGGCCTGATCACCTTCGACGACCAGAACCTGGGCGACCGGCCGACTGTGAGCATGAGCGTCGCCGACGCGCCCAACTACGTCTACAAGGACGCCGGGCTGCACGATGTCACCGGATCGCTCACCGCGCTCCAGAAGCAGGACATTGCTGCGACGCTGATCAACATCGACGTGGTCGCCAATGGCGGCAACACCAACCACGGCTCGGCGGTCTGGACCTACACGATTCCCGACCACGTCTTCGACTTTCTCGCGGCGGGTGAGACGCTGACGCTGACCTACAAGGTCCGCGTCAACAATAATTTCTCGGTCAATCCCGAAGCGTCGACCATCGACATCACCATCACGATCACCGGCACCAACGACAAGCCGGTGATCACCACCAGCGTTCCGGTCATCATCTTCGAAGGCGGCACCAGCGTGCCGGGTGGCCCGCTCACCAGCGAGGTGCCGACTTCGGGCACGCTGACCTTCAAGGATGTCGACCTCACTGACACCCACACGGTCGCGGTCAAGCTGACCAGCGCGACCCTGCCTGACGGTAGCGTTCCGCCGGGCCCGCTCGCGGCGTTCCAGAGCGCGATGTCGGTCGCGATCGCGGCGGGCGCCGACAGCAAGGGCAGCGGCACCGGCACCATCAATTGGTCGCTGGCTGACCTGCCGGTCTATCTCGCCGACTTCATCCCCAAGGGTGAAGTGCTGACGCTGGTCTACACCGTGACGCTCAAGGACGCGCAAGGCGCCACTTCGCAGCAGACCATCACCGTCACGATCACCGGCACCGACGCTCCCGCCGTGGTGTGGATCGCCACCGACCATGCCGGCGCTCCCTCCGGCGGCTTCTGGAAGGACGCGGCCAACTGGGAAACCGGCACGGTCCCCACCATCAATGACGACGTCATCGTCATCACGGATCAATTGCACGGGCTGACGCCGTCCTATCCGGTGACGATCGACGCGGCTGCCTATGCCAAGTCGATCACGATGAACGACTACGACACCACGGTCGGCCACACGGCACCGGAGGTCATCAACAAGAGTGCGTTGACGATTGCGGGCGAGGTCAGCCTCAAGGCCGATTCGAAGCTCACCAATTTCACGGCAAGCACGATCTCGGTTGGCGGCAAGGCCGAGTTCCTGGACAGTAGCGTGCTCACCAACGCCGGCGATCTGACGCTCAAGGGCGGCGGCGATTTCGCCGAGGGCACCACGATCACCAATTCCGGCACGATCGAGCTGTTCGGCGGCACGCTGAAGACGCTCGCCGGAATTAACAATGCCGGCGGCACGCTGAAGGCGGATGCCGGCACGACGCTGATCGTCGACACCGCCACCATCAGCGGCGGCACGGTCACCATCGCCGGCACGCTGGAACTCGACGGCAGCAGCGTCCTCAAGGACGGCACGCTGAACAATTCAGGAGCCGTCAACGTCAAGGGCACCGCGGATTTCGCCCATGAGACCGTCTCCAACACCTCCGGCGGCACGATCAAGGTGCTGGCGAATGGCTGGCTGACGATCGACCAGGGCTCGACGGTTGCGAATGCCGGCAACGTCACGGTCGATGCCAACGGCAAACTGACGGTGAACGGGGCCACGATCAGCGGCACCGGTACGGCTACAGGCAACGGTGAGATCGATCTGACCGGCGCTGCGGTGCTAAGCGGCGGCATCCTGAACAACAACGCGGCCTTCAAGGTCAGCGGCTCCGGCAATGCGCTGGACCACGAGACGATCACGAATGTGACAACCGGCACGATCGAAGTGCTGGCGAACGGCGCGCTGACGATCGACCAGGGCTCGACGGTTGCGAATGCCGGCAACGTCACGGTCGATGCCAACGGCAAGCTGACGGTGAACGGGGCCACGATCAGCGGCCCCGGCACGGTGACGGTCACGGGCAACGGCGAGATTGATCTGACCGGCGCTGCGGTGCTGAGCGGCGGCATCCTGAACAACAATGCGGCCTTTAAGGTCAGCGGCACCGGCAACGCGCTGGACCATGAGACGATCACGAATGCGGCCACTGGCACGATCGAAGTGCTGGCGAACGGCGCGCTGACGATCGACCAGGGTTCAACGGTTGCGAATGCCGGCAACGTCACGGTCGATGCCAACGGCAAGCTGACGGTGAACGGGGCCACGATCAGCGGCGGTACGATCGACGGTCTCGGCACGATCGACGTCACTGGTGCCAGCAAGATCGACGGCGGCGCGACGCTGAGCACGGCCACAGTTAGCGCCAATGCCCAGTTGACGCTGGACGGCATCACGGTGTCGGGCTCGGCGATCACGGACAATGGCGGCATCGAGCTCGACAACACCGTCAAGCTCAAGGACGGCGCCAGCATCCAGGGTGGCGCGGTCGCCAATACCGGCCTGCTGGAGATCGCCGGCGCTGCGACGCTGCTCAACGACGTCGTGACCAATACCGGCACGGTGACGGTTGACGGCGGCCAGACGCTGACACTGTCCGGCACGGAGATTTCGGGCGGGGCCGTCAACGGCACCGGCACGATCGATGTCATTGGCAGCAGCAAGATCGATAAATCAGCGACGCTGAGCACCACTGCCGTGACGGTTGAGAGCGGCGTCATCCTGACGCTGGATGACGTGACAATTGCGGGCACCGCAATCGCCAATCACGGCACGGTCAAGGTCGATGCAAGCAGCAAGCTGACATTGAACGGTGCGAGCCTGACAGGTGGCGCGCTCACCGTTTCGGGCACGCTGAATTCGACCGGCACAACTGCGATTACCGACGCCAATATCTCGAACAACTATCTGATCGAGGCAACCCTGGGCGCCTTGACGCTGCTGGCGACGACCTCCGCAAGCTCGATCGCGAATGACGGCATCCTCCGGGCCAATGGCGCCGAGCTCGACATCAACGGCGAAGCCGTCGCAAACACCGGCACGTTGGCGGCGATCAATCACGGGACACTGAAGCTGATCGGGATGACGGTGACCGACACCGGCAGCGGTCATGTCTCGGTCGAGTCCGGCTCGATACTCGATCTCCAGGGCGCGACCATTGACGGCGGTACGGTGACGATTGCCGGTACGCTGGAATCGACCGGCACGAGCGCGATCAACAACGCCGACATCACCAACACCGGCACGATCACGGTCACCAGCGGCACCCTGACGATTGATCCGGCCATCCTCCACACCATCAACAATCACAATCTGATTCAGGCGAATGGCGGTGAACTCGATATTTCCGGTGACCTGATCGTCAACTCGGCCGATATCATGGCGGTCCACGGCGGCACGCTGAAGCTTGCGAGCGTCATCGTGACCAATTCCGGCGGGACGATTGCGGTCGACGGAAGTTCGAAGCTCTATCTGTCCGACGTTTCGATCAATGGCGGCAGCCTGAGCAATGCCGGCAATCTCTACAGCGTATCCGGCTCCAATACCGTTTCGGCAATGGTCACGAACACCGGCACCATCGAGGTGCAGGCCGGCACGCTCAACCTCGCCGGCGGCCTCAGCGGTGTCGGTTCGGTTATCATCGATAACGGCGCGACGCTCGAACTCGCGGGGGCGACGGCGCAGACCATTGCCTTTGCCGGTGGCACCGATACGCTCCAGCTCGACAAGGTGGCGGGCCAGAGCTTCACCGGCACCATTGCCGGTCAGTCGACGAAAGCCGGCACGTTCACGATCAAGGGCGCGGCCGATATCACGACATCGAGCGGCGATGCGCTCGACTTCACCGCATCGGGCGGCACATCAGCAGCGCCCGCCGACATCGTTCTCACGCCCACCGGTGCACTGACGGGCGCGGCCAATGGCGTCGCAATCACCCAGAACGGTACCGGCGATATCTCGTTCACGGCGACCGGCGACATCAAGGGCCTCGCCGGCCACGGCATCTGGCTGCGCGACAGCGCGACCGGCGCTGGCGATATCACTGTCAACGATCTCACCGGCAAGGCGACGGGCACCGGCGCGAATTCGGTCGGCGTTCTCGTCGAGAATTTGAACAGCGCCAATGCCGGCGGCATCTCGATCACCCAGCTCGGCGGCGCTGTCGGCGGCGCATACGGCATCGACGCGACCACGCAGGGCAACGGCGACATCGCCATTGACGCCGGCGGTACCATCACCGGCAGCTCCGTCTACGGTATCCGCGCGCGGAGCTATGGCAGTGGCAGCGAGACCGTCACGACCGAGGCCGGCAGCGCCGTCACGTCGGGCAGCTCCGCCATCATCGCGGTCAATCGGGCAAACTCGATCGACGCGTCAGACGGCAGCACCATCACCGTCACGACCTACGGCACGATCAATTCCGGCAGCAGCCTGAACCAGAGCGGCAACACGCCGGCGGGCATCCAGGCCGGCTACACCGGTGCCACGACCGGATCGACCGCCAATACCAACGTCAACGGCACCGTCACCATCAGCAATCACGCCAACATCACCGCCGCGGCGGGCTATGGCATCGACGCCTACAATTACGGCAATGGCGACGTCAGGGTGACCAGCTTCGCCGGGACCACGATTTCGGTCTCCGGTACCCAAAGCGTCGGCATCAACGCCTCGGCATTGAGCGGCGGCACTGGCGACGTGACGGTCACGCTTGGCGAAAATGTTACGATCTCGGGTGCGACGAGCTACGGCATCAGGGCTTACAGCATCGATGCGGGCGACGTCAGCGTTACCATGGCGAACGGCGACAGCATCACGTCCGGCAGCACCGGCATCGTGGCGGTCAACTACGCCGCTGCGATCGCTGACGGCCTCGGCAGCACGATCTCCGTCGAGGCCCATGGCACGATCCACTCCGGCTCGACCTCGAATAACGACGGCACCACTCCCGGCGGGATCATCGCCGGCTACAAGCCCGGCGGGACCGGCACGTTCTCGAATGCGGTCAAGGGCGACGTCACCGTCACGAGCGATGCAACGATTATCGCCGATGCGGGCTACGGCATCGAGGCGTTTACCTGGGGTGCCGGCAACCTCACGGTCACGACCGGCGCGACCTCCTCGATTACGGCCGCCGGTACCGCCATCGGCGCCTTCGATCACGGTGGCGGCGACGTCAGCGTCACCAATAATGGCTCCGCCATCGGTGCGGTCGGCGTGTCTGCCGTCGCCAACGGCAGCGGCGACGTCACCATCGTCAATCACGGCGGTATCACCAGCACGAGCCTCGCCGGCATCAGTGTGACGCAGAACGAAATGGGCGCGACCGGCTCGACCCATATCACCAATACCGGATCGATCGTGGCCCCGAGCGCCCATGCGGCGATCTTCATCCAGGAGAACGCGACCGGCATCGCGCAGATCGACAATTCCGCCACCGGAACGATCGGACCAGCCGTCGCCTCGACCGTGACCGCCGCGACTTACGCCATCGTCGAGACCGGCGGCCACATCACGATCAACAATGCCGGCCACATCAACGGCAATATCTCAGTCGCCAGCGCGACCTTCAACAACGAGCTGGGCGGCACCTGGACGGTCGCCGGCAGCGGCATCTTCGGCAACGCGTCGTCTATCGTGAACCACGGCGCCATCGATCTGCATGGCGCGTCGATCTCCGGGTCCGGGCTGAGCGTCGAGAATTACGCGACCATCGACAGCTGGGGCACGGCGTCGATCACGGGCACCGTCGCCAATACCGGCAGCATCGAGGTCCACGCTGGGACCCTGACGCTGTTCGGCTCGCTGTCGGGCGCAGGCTCGGTCACCGTCGACGTCGGCGCGTGGCTGAAGCTCGAGGGCACGGTGACGGCCACGCAGACGATCACGCTCGATGGCGACGGCGCCCATCTTCAGATCGATGCGTCGACCTTCGGCGGATCGATCGCGGCGTTGTCCGCGCACGATACGATCGATCTGTCGAGTATTGTTTATGATGACGGCACGTCGGCGACCTATAACACCGCGGCCGGCGAGCTCGTGGTGAGCGACGCCCACAACCATACGATTACGCTGAAACTCGCCGCCGGCGTCGACTATAGCAACTATCATTTCGCCGGCAGCGACGACGGCCATGGCGGCACGCTGATCACGATCAATTCGGATGACGACAAGCCGGTGTTCGATACGGCAACGGCAACGTTGACCGCGACCGTCCCCGAACGCGAGAACACCACCGGCTCTTCGGCACTCGACCCGACACCCACTGCCGCGACCGGCTCGATCGATTTCAAGGACGTCGATCTCACCGATCGGCCGACGGCGGAGATCACAGGTCAATCCGTGACCTGGCTCGATACCGACGGCACGACTCCGTTGACGCTGACGGGCCAGGAAGCCGCGCTCGAACACGCCCTGACCCTTCTGCAGCAGACCGGCAAGAACAACGGCACGGCCACCTGGAGCTATTCGATCGCCGACGGCGCGCTGGATTTCCTCGGCGAGAACCAGAGCGCCAAGGTAGTCTCCACCGTTACCCTTGATGACCACCAGGGCAAGACCGATACAGCCGAGGTCACGGTCACGATCATTGGCAAGAACGATGCGCCTGCGATCACGGCGGAAACGAACGACCATTCCGGCGCGGACCTGCTCGAGACGAATACGGAACTGGTGAAGCACGGTACGCTGACGGTTTCGGATGCCGATGCCACCGATCACGTGACGGTCGCGGTTGATCATCTCGATATCTATCTGGACGGCGTGCTCCAGACCGACTATGTCGGCGAGCCCTCGAGCGCGACGCTGCTCGACTATCTGGCGGTGCAGCCCGGGGACATTCTCAACGGCTCCGCCACCAACGCCGCGTTTACGTGGGACTTCAATTCAGGCAGCGAGGCCTTCGACTTCCTTGCCGCCGGCCACACGCTGTCGCTGCAGTACACGATCGTGCCCGACGACAGCCACACGCCGACCGGCGCCGGCAACGGCGTCCTCACCTTCAACATCGCCGGCAGCAACGATGCCCCGACTCTGGGTGACGCGACGCTAGCCTCCGTCAGTGGAGATAACAGAGATCCGGCTGGCTCCAAGGTCAGCGATCTCTTCGCCGGCAAGTTCCACGACGCCGACGATGGCGCGAGCTTCCAGGCCGTCGCGGTCAGCGCAGACGACGCCAATTCGGATCAGGGAGTCTGGCAGTACGAAATCGCCGGCTCTAACCAGTGGGTCGACATCGCCGGCGTCAGCGACACGACTGCGCTTGTGCTGAGCACGGATACGCTGGTCCGGTTCGTGCCAGCCGACGGCTTTACCGGAACGCCGGCCTCACTGGGCGTGCATGCGATCGACAATACTTACACTGGCGATGTCACGACTGACGTGTTGACGCCGGCGACGATCGATCTCACGGCGACGGGCACCGGCGGCGCCACGCCGGTCTCGCACGAGCTCACCGCCATCGACACCAAAGTGACGGCGCCCCCCGCCAGCGGCCCTGTCATCAACACCGATCACTTCCAGGTCTGGCACACCAACGAGCCGAACACCGACTCCATCACCGGTCTCTCGGTCGTCGATACCGATTCCGGTGCCGCGACGGACGACTTCAAGATGACGGCCGTAACCGGGCAAGATCCGGACAGCAGCGTCGATCCGGGGACCGCTTGCGGCAACCTCGACGATATCAACTCGGTCCTCGCCGACGGCGTCACCTACAGTCCAGGAGCCACCCCGCCCGCGACTGACCAGATCACACTGACGGTGACGGACAAGACCACGGGCCTGTTCGACACCGTCCACTTCATCTTCAACGAGGCTGGTGAAACGAGCCAGGGCGTCAGCCTGGAAGGCACCAGCGGCAAGGACGTCATCTTCGCGACCGAGACGGGCGACACGTTGACCGGCGGCGGCGGCAGGGATCAGTTCGTGTTCTCGCCAAACGCGTCGGGAAGCGATAGCGAGCACACCATCACCGATTTCGCGACGGGTCTCGACAAGATCGACCTGCGGCAGTTCTCGGATGTCGGCTCCATCGACGATCTCTCCTTCACCCCGCAATCTGACGACACGCTGGTGTTATGGAGCCACGAGATCGGCCAGCGTGATGGAGAGCCGGTTCTGGAGCAGGAGTCGATCCTGCTGAAGAATGTGACCGCAAGTCTCAAGGCCAGCGATTTCATCTTCCACGTCACCTGA